GACAAGGGATTTACCGGGTGGCCAAGGATAATGGCTTGACGGTGGCTGAGTTAGCCTCTTTAAACGGCATCACCACTACCACGGCAATTCATCCCGGTGAACGGTTGCGGGTTAAGTAATATTTAGGAGTGAACATTTTTATATGGTAAAGGGAATTCAAGTTGCAATTGACGGGCCGGCTTCGGCGGGAAAGAGTACGGTCGCCAAGCTCGTGGCCAAGCGCTTCGGGTACATTTACTGTGACACCGGGGCGATGTACCGGTCGGTAACCCTGGCCGCTTTAGAGCGGGGAATTGATTTAAGCCAAGATGACTTGGTGAGTGAACTGGCTAACCAAATCACGATCACCTTCGCCCCCGGCGACCCACAAAAGGTCTTCATCGACGGGCATGAGGTTACCCAGGCGATTCGGTCGACGGAAGTGGCTCAGCACGTTTCGACGGTGGCCGCCATTCCAGCCGTGCGGAGCCGGATGGTGGAATTGCAACGTCAAATTGCCCAAGAGGGCGGGATCGTGATGGACGGCCGTGACATTGGGACGACCGTCCTCCCGGATGCCCCGGTCAAAATCTTTATGGTGGCCTCGGCACACGAACGGGCCCGGCGCCGCTTCTTGGATAACCAAGAGCGGGGGATCGACGGTGGTTCAATTGAAGAACTCCAACGGGCGATCGAACTACGGGATCAAAAGGATTCCACCCGGGCGGTTTCTCCGCTCGTTAAAGCCGCGGACGCCTATCAACTCGACACCACTCACCTGACCATTGAGCAAGTGGTCGATCAGATTGCCGGTCGAATTGAAAAAACACTGGAACAAAAATAGTAAAAGACTAGCAATGTCAGTTCGGATCCTGTAGAATGGTGTTTAGAGTTGATTGTTGCAAGGAGGATATTTTTAGATGGCTGAAAACGAAAACAATAACGCTATGTTAGAAGCACTTGACTCCATCAAGACGGTAAACGTCGGTGATGTTGTTAAGGGGAGGGTATTACAAATCGACGACGACCGCCAAGCGATCGTTGGGATCGAA
The nucleotide sequence above comes from Limosilactobacillus fermentum. Encoded proteins:
- the cmk gene encoding (d)CMP kinase; its protein translation is MVKGIQVAIDGPASAGKSTVAKLVAKRFGYIYCDTGAMYRSVTLAALERGIDLSQDDLVSELANQITITFAPGDPQKVFIDGHEVTQAIRSTEVAQHVSTVAAIPAVRSRMVELQRQIAQEGGIVMDGRDIGTTVLPDAPVKIFMVASAHERARRRFLDNQERGIDGGSIEELQRAIELRDQKDSTRAVSPLVKAADAYQLDTTHLTIEQVVDQIAGRIEKTLEQK